In Flavobacterium praedii, the DNA window TTAGAGGTTAGAATTTAGAAGTTCATAACCGAGAAAAAAATCACTTTAATTTACTTTTAGCTGTGTTTATAGAAGCTACTATTATTGCAACTAATTCATTCGCTTCTTTGCATAATCTTATCATTTCATTTTTCACATTTTCATCTTCTAAATCATATAGTTCCAATAAAATTTCAATAAAAAAATGGCTTTCATCAGCTTCTTCCTCAACTATTTTTAATTTATTGATAAAATCTGCTGTAGATTTGCCTCTTTGAGATGCCCTATAATTTGCACCGACAGAACTCGAACATCTAATCAATTGATTGACATAAGCATTATATTCTCTGGAATGAGGAAAACTTCTACAAAGTTTACCACAATCAATTGCGAATTTTTTAGTTCTTGCTTTTAAATCTTGGGCCATAATTTAAAGTTAGAGGTTAGAAATACGAATTTAGAAATAAATTAGAAAAATTAAATCTTGAAAATTTAGAATCCAAAATATAATTAAAATGATTCAAAGTTTTTTTTCATTCCAACTACTTCTAACCTCTAACTTCTTACTTCTAACTTCTTATTTCTAACTTCTTATTTCTAACTTCTTATTTCTAACTTCTTATTTCTAACTTTGAATTATATAATTTTCCAATTGTTTCAACGAAATTCGACCTTCGTAAATCGCTTTCCCGATGATAGTCCCTTCACAGCCCATTTCAGCTAATTTAGGAAGTTCATCAAATGTAGATATTCCTCCAGAGGCAATCAATTTTATGCCATTGGCTTCCGCTAAAATTTTAGCATACAAATCAAAACTTGGTCCTTCCAGCATCCCGTCTTTGGCAATATCGGTACAAATCACGTACTGAATTCCTTTGCCTTGATAGTCTTGGATAAATGGCACCAAATCTTCATCAGAATCTTCCAACCAACCTGAAACGGCTACTTTTTCGTTATTGGCATCAGCTCCTAAAATAATTTTATCCGAACCATATTCGGCAATCCATTTTTCAAAAATGGCTCTGTTTTTTACAGCAATACTTCCACCGGTGATTTGATTAGCACCAGATTCAAAAGCTATTTTTAAATCAGAATCAGCTTTCAATCCGCCGCCAAAATCAATTTTCAGTTTGGTTTGCGTAGCAATTTGTTCCAATATTTTATAATTTACAATTTTGCTCGATTTAGCGCCATCCAAATCTACCAAATGCAAGTATTCGATACCGTGTGCTTCGAATGATTTAGCTACTTCAAGCGGGTTTTCATTGTATATGATTTTTGTATTGTAATCGCCTTTGGACAAACGAACACATTTTCCTTCTATAATATCTATTGCGGGTATTATTCTCATTTATTTTTATTTAAAGATTTAAAGATTGAATGATTTAAAGATTTGTTAACAAAGCCGTTTAATTTTTAAATCATTAAATCTTTCAATTATTCAATTTTAGAAAATTTGCTAAAATTTTCTCCCCAACATCACCACTTTTTTCGGGGTGAAATTGCGTTCCAAAGAAATTATCATTCTCTAAAGCCGAAGAATATTCCACTTCATAATCAGTAGTTGCAATGGTTTCTTTGCAAATAGGTGCATAAAAACTATGGACCAAATACATGTATTCATTCTCAGCAATTCCTTTGAACAAATCTGATTTAAGATTGTAAATAGTATTCCAACCCATTTGGGGCACTTTTACTTTTGGAGAAAATTTGATGACATCTACATCAAAAATGCCCAATCCTACTGTATTTCCTTCCTCGGATTTGTTGCACATCAATTGCATTCCTAGACAAATTCCGAAAACGGGTTGTTTTAGCGTTGGAATCAAATTATCCAAACCACTTTCTTTAAGCATTTTCATTGCATAACTAGCCTCTCCTACTCCAGGAAAGATTACTTTATCGGCAGCTTTTATTTCTTCCGGATCATTGCTCAAAACTGCCTTGAATCCCAATCTTTCGATGGCAAACATGATGCTTTGAATATTTCCTGCTCCGTAATTTATGATTACTATTTTCATGTTTTTAAACCATTAAGAAATTAAGGTATATTAAGAATTTAAATCTCAATAATTTATAATTCTAAATTTATAATTATCTAAAGCATTCCCTTCGTACTCGGCAAAATCATCTTCTCTGTATCGCGTTTTACGGCAACTTTTATCGCTTTCGCAAAAGCTTTAAAGATGGCTTCAATTTTATGATGTTCATTGGTTCCTTCGGCTTTAATGTTGATATTGGCTTTGGCACCATCTGAGAAGGATTTGAAGAAATGATAAAACATCTCTGTTGGCATTTTACCTACCATCTCCCGTTTGAATTCGGTTTCCCAAACCAACCAGTTTCTGCCTCCAAAATCAATCGCTACTTGGGATAAGCAGTCGTCCATTGGCAAACAGAAACCATAACGCTCGATTCCCAATTTATTTCCTAATGCTTTGGCAAAAACTTCACCAAGCGCAATGGCTGTATCTTCAATCGTATGGTGCTCGTCAACTTCTAAATCTCCTTTAACCAAAATTTCTAAGTCCATTTGTCCGTGGCGTGCAATCTGATCCAGCATGTGGTCGAAAAAAGAGATGCCAGTTTCGATTTTGCTTTTTCCGGTTCCATCCAAGTTCAAATTGATGTAAATATCGGTTTCATTGGTTTTTCTAGAAATAGTTGCCGAACGCGCTTCTAGTTTCAAAAACTCATAGATTACTTTCCAATCGGTAGATTGCAAGATAATCACATCATCTAATTCCTCTCTTTTTACAGCAATTTCGGTGCTTCCTGCTCCTTCGGTGGTATTCATAAAAATAGCTTTTGCACCCAAGTTTTTGGCCAATTCCACATCGGTCAAACGATCACCCAAAACAAAGGAATTGGCTAAATCATATTCAGGATTGTCAATGTATTTAGTCAACATTCCAGTTCTTGGCTTGCGGGTTGGTGCATTGTCTTCCGGAAAAGAACGATCCACAAAAATATCATCAAAAAGAACGCCTTCGTTTTCAAAAGCTCTCAAAATAAAATTTTGGGTTGGCCAAAAAGTATCTTCCGGAAAACAGTCGGTTCCCAATCCATCTTGATTGGTCACCATAACTAATTCGTAGTCCATTTCTTTGGCTATTTTTGCCAAATATTGAAATGCTTTTGGGTAAAATTCCAGTTTGTCTAAACTGTCTAATTGGTATCCTTCTGGTTCTAAAACAATGGTTCCGTCACGATCTATAAAAAGTACTTTTTTCATTGGTTTCTTATTAATTTAACTCTTTCAGGGTTTAAAACCCTGAAAGAGTTATTGCATTGATTAATTTTTTATTTTCTTCCTCTGTTCCAATAGTCAAACGCAAACAATTTTCGCATAAAGGCTGCGTTGTTCTGTTGCGGATTACGATTCCTTTGGCTATCAAATTATCGTATCTTTTGTTGGCATCATCCACTTTAATCAATATAAAATTGGCTTCAGTTGGATAGATTTTTTCAACATATTTTATATCAAGTAATACTTTAAGTAATTCCTCTCTTTGCTTTATTATTGATTTGATTTCAGATTGTATTTCATCGGTATTATCCAATCTTTCCAAAGCTCTTTTCTGAGATAACTCGTTTACATTATAAGGTGGTTTTATTTTATTTAAAACGGCAATTATTTGAGCGGAAGCATAACAAATTCCCAATCGGATTCCCGCCAAACCGTATGCTTTTGAAAGTGTTTGTGTGATGATTAAATTAGGATATTGCTCCAGTTTTTGCAACCAACTTTCTTTTTCCGAAAAATCGATATACGCTTCATCAATCACTATCAAACCATTAAAATGCTCTAATAAAGTCATTACGCTTTCTTCCGAAAATGAATTTCCTGTTGGGTTATTGGGAGAACACAAAAAGATCATTTTCGTATTATCATCAATTGCCTTAAATATTTTTTCAATTTGAGGCTGAAAATCCGTGGAAAGCAATACTTCTCTATTTTCTACCGCATTGATATTAGCCAAAACGCCGTACATTCCATATGTAGGTGGTAACGTAATCACATTATCCACTTTTGGCTCACAAAACGCTCTAAAAATTAAGTCCAATACCTCATCACTACCGTTTCCTAGCAGCATTTGGTTTGTATTTACGTTGTTTTGTTTGGCAAGAATACTTTTTACAGAAGCTTGTTGTGGGTCAGGATACCGATTTACACCATTATTGAACGGATTTTCATTGGCATCCAAAAAAACCATTTCGGCGGTGTCAAAATCCTCAAATTCATCTCTTGCCGACGAATAAGGCTTTAAAACCTTGACGTTGTCACGAACTAAACTATCTAAATTAAAACTATTTATCATTTTCAAGGG includes these proteins:
- a CDS encoding four helix bundle protein, whose amino-acid sequence is MAQDLKARTKKFAIDCGKLCRSFPHSREYNAYVNQLIRCSSSVGANYRASQRGKSTADFINKLKIVEEEADESHFFIEILLELYDLEDENVKNEMIRLCKEANELVAIIVASINTAKSKLK
- the hisA gene encoding 1-(5-phosphoribosyl)-5-[(5-phosphoribosylamino)methylideneamino]imidazole-4-carboxamide isomerase, producing the protein MRIIPAIDIIEGKCVRLSKGDYNTKIIYNENPLEVAKSFEAHGIEYLHLVDLDGAKSSKIVNYKILEQIATQTKLKIDFGGGLKADSDLKIAFESGANQITGGSIAVKNRAIFEKWIAEYGSDKIILGADANNEKVAVSGWLEDSDEDLVPFIQDYQGKGIQYVICTDIAKDGMLEGPSFDLYAKILAEANGIKLIASGGISTFDELPKLAEMGCEGTIIGKAIYEGRISLKQLENYIIQS
- the hisH gene encoding imidazole glycerol phosphate synthase subunit HisH codes for the protein MKIVIINYGAGNIQSIMFAIERLGFKAVLSNDPEEIKAADKVIFPGVGEASYAMKMLKESGLDNLIPTLKQPVFGICLGMQLMCNKSEEGNTVGLGIFDVDVIKFSPKVKVPQMGWNTIYNLKSDLFKGIAENEYMYLVHSFYAPICKETIATTDYEVEYSSALENDNFFGTQFHPEKSGDVGEKILANFLKLNN
- the hisB gene encoding bifunctional histidinol-phosphatase/imidazoleglycerol-phosphate dehydratase HisB, yielding MKKVLFIDRDGTIVLEPEGYQLDSLDKLEFYPKAFQYLAKIAKEMDYELVMVTNQDGLGTDCFPEDTFWPTQNFILRAFENEGVLFDDIFVDRSFPEDNAPTRKPRTGMLTKYIDNPEYDLANSFVLGDRLTDVELAKNLGAKAIFMNTTEGAGSTEIAVKREELDDVIILQSTDWKVIYEFLKLEARSATISRKTNETDIYINLNLDGTGKSKIETGISFFDHMLDQIARHGQMDLEILVKGDLEVDEHHTIEDTAIALGEVFAKALGNKLGIERYGFCLPMDDCLSQVAIDFGGRNWLVWETEFKREMVGKMPTEMFYHFFKSFSDGAKANINIKAEGTNEHHKIEAIFKAFAKAIKVAVKRDTEKMILPSTKGML
- the hisC gene encoding histidinol-phosphate transaminase; the protein is MINSFNLDSLVRDNVKVLKPYSSARDEFEDFDTAEMVFLDANENPFNNGVNRYPDPQQASVKSILAKQNNVNTNQMLLGNGSDEVLDLIFRAFCEPKVDNVITLPPTYGMYGVLANINAVENREVLLSTDFQPQIEKIFKAIDDNTKMIFLCSPNNPTGNSFSEESVMTLLEHFNGLIVIDEAYIDFSEKESWLQKLEQYPNLIITQTLSKAYGLAGIRLGICYASAQIIAVLNKIKPPYNVNELSQKRALERLDNTDEIQSEIKSIIKQREELLKVLLDIKYVEKIYPTEANFILIKVDDANKRYDNLIAKGIVIRNRTTQPLCENCLRLTIGTEEENKKLINAITLSGF